Proteins from a single region of Mucilaginibacter daejeonensis:
- a CDS encoding Hsp70 family protein, protein MSNYLYGIDFGTTNSALAIYDEEARAISHTLIIPSLIYFYADRNAGYVVGEEAITAYLADGMKGRFIKSVKQILSKSSFTETRIQGKRYNASDLVAIILKELKQKADELIQQDCQKAVIGRPVFFDDDDTQKDTLAQNRLQRAVELAGFTNVRYQFEPIGAAFAYERTLTQRENVLVADLGGGTTDFTYLILDPAMAGRKDRKKDMIATGGVYVGGDSLDAAFMWEKGTPYFGKHTQYQAAPGKYLTVPKALFANICSWEQMNFFNSLRIQKDIENYYHYSGKDQKFKNLITLLENNLGYSVFRAIERTKITLSGTVSAPFSYHQMGIDMEEVVTLTEYEQVIAKEVDRIITALEAFMTQHNIAAGDVQTLFLTGGTSQVGSIQKLFRERLPHVELRSGDNFQSVAKGLAYSGYLFE, encoded by the coding sequence ATGAGTAATTATTTATATGGAATTGATTTCGGGACCACCAATTCTGCCTTAGCCATTTATGACGAAGAAGCTCGAGCGATCAGCCATACACTGATCATTCCGTCCCTTATATACTTTTATGCCGATCGTAATGCCGGGTATGTGGTCGGTGAAGAAGCGATCACTGCGTATCTCGCCGATGGCATGAAAGGCCGCTTTATCAAATCGGTGAAGCAGATACTTTCTAAGAGCAGTTTTACTGAAACCCGTATACAGGGCAAGCGTTACAATGCATCCGACCTGGTGGCGATCATCTTGAAAGAGCTTAAGCAAAAGGCGGATGAACTTATACAGCAAGACTGCCAAAAAGCAGTGATAGGCAGGCCGGTCTTCTTTGATGACGACGATACGCAGAAAGATACCCTGGCACAAAACCGGCTTCAAAGGGCAGTTGAATTGGCTGGCTTTACGAACGTGCGCTACCAGTTCGAACCCATAGGCGCTGCCTTTGCTTATGAGCGAACGCTAACCCAACGGGAAAACGTATTAGTGGCCGATCTGGGTGGGGGTACTACCGATTTTACCTACCTGATACTTGATCCGGCAATGGCGGGCCGTAAAGACCGTAAAAAGGATATGATAGCTACCGGAGGGGTCTATGTTGGAGGTGACAGCCTGGATGCTGCCTTTATGTGGGAGAAGGGAACACCCTACTTTGGGAAGCACACACAATACCAAGCGGCGCCAGGTAAATATTTGACCGTTCCAAAGGCCTTGTTCGCCAATATTTGCTCGTGGGAGCAAATGAACTTTTTTAACAGCCTGCGCATCCAAAAAGATATTGAAAATTACTACCATTACTCGGGTAAAGATCAAAAATTCAAGAACCTGATCACGCTGCTGGAGAACAATCTGGGCTACTCGGTATTCCGCGCTATTGAACGAACCAAGATCACTTTATCCGGTACCGTTTCCGCACCGTTCAGTTATCACCAAATGGGCATCGATATGGAGGAAGTGGTGACCTTAACTGAGTATGAGCAGGTGATCGCCAAAGAAGTTGACCGGATCATTACTGCACTGGAGGCTTTTATGACCCAGCATAATATAGCCGCCGGCGATGTGCAAACCCTTTTCCTTACAGGCGGCACCTCTCAGGTGGGCAGCATACAAAAGCTGTTCAGGGAAAGACTACCACATGTGGAACTCAGGTCGGGCGATAACTTCCAAAGCGTAGCAAAAGGCTTAGCTTATAGCGGTTACCTTTTCGAGTGA
- a CDS encoding glutathione-independent formaldehyde dehydrogenase: MKALVYYGARDVRVSEVPDPKIEQPTDVLVRITTTNICGSDLHMYEGRTNMEEGRIFGHENLGEVIEVGNAVVNIKVGDMVCMPFNIGCGHCKNCESGLTAFCLTMNPGFAGAAYGFAGMGPYDGGQAEYLRVPYGDFNCLKLPEDAKEKENDYVLLSDIFPTGFHATQLAGVKPGDNVVIYGAGPVGLMATISAGIKGANKIMVVDDHPDRLKLAEELGGIPIDFSKASAVDQVMELTNGVGADRGCECVGYQCCDKHGHEHNNITMNELVQAVKFTGSIGVVGVFVAPDPKAEDPLAKEGHMDFDFGKFWLKGQSIATGQANVKSYNRQLCGLISSGKVKPSVIISHELSLDDAPDGYQHFDARDKGWTKVILKPGKQGTLKNQTEDREAVTA, encoded by the coding sequence ATGAAAGCATTAGTTTATTACGGCGCCAGAGACGTAAGAGTGTCAGAAGTGCCCGATCCAAAAATTGAACAACCCACTGATGTACTGGTCAGGATCACTACGACCAATATTTGTGGTTCTGATCTGCATATGTACGAAGGAAGAACCAACATGGAAGAAGGACGCATTTTTGGTCACGAAAATCTCGGCGAGGTCATAGAAGTTGGCAACGCGGTGGTGAACATCAAGGTCGGCGATATGGTGTGCATGCCATTTAATATCGGGTGCGGTCATTGTAAAAATTGCGAAAGCGGACTCACTGCATTTTGCCTGACGATGAACCCTGGTTTTGCGGGGGCTGCTTATGGGTTTGCCGGAATGGGGCCATATGACGGAGGGCAGGCTGAATACCTGCGGGTGCCGTATGGCGACTTCAACTGTTTAAAACTGCCTGAAGACGCTAAGGAGAAGGAAAACGATTATGTACTGCTGTCCGATATTTTTCCTACTGGTTTTCATGCCACCCAGTTGGCGGGCGTCAAGCCCGGCGATAACGTGGTCATCTATGGCGCCGGGCCGGTGGGCTTGATGGCAACCATCTCAGCGGGCATAAAAGGTGCGAACAAGATCATGGTGGTAGATGACCATCCGGACAGGTTAAAATTAGCCGAAGAGTTGGGTGGCATACCGATCGACTTTTCAAAAGCATCAGCGGTTGATCAGGTCATGGAACTCACCAATGGTGTTGGAGCCGACCGAGGCTGCGAATGCGTAGGTTATCAGTGTTGTGATAAGCACGGACACGAACACAATAATATAACCATGAACGAATTGGTGCAAGCTGTCAAGTTCACAGGTTCCATTGGCGTGGTTGGGGTCTTCGTTGCACCAGACCCAAAGGCAGAAGACCCTCTTGCTAAAGAAGGGCACATGGACTTCGACTTCGGTAAGTTTTGGTTAAAGGGGCAAAGCATTGCAACTGGCCAGGCGAACGTGAAATCTTATAACCGTCAGCTTTGTGGTCTGATCTCTTCAGGTAAGGTCAAGCCATCGGTTATCATTTCCCATGAACTTTCATTGGACGACGCACCAGACGGGTACCAGCATTTTGATGCCCGCGACAAAGGCTGGACCAAGGTGATCTTAAAACCAGGCAAGCAAGGTACCCTAAAAAATCAAACAGAAGACCGCGAAGCAGTAACCGCTTAA
- a CDS encoding helix-turn-helix domain-containing protein: MPGTFRFHTLSDLHAYYGLPGPEHPMISLIDYSKVKYPDDTASLKWLQDFYMFALKRNVQAKFNYGQQPYDFNSGVLSFFAPQQLLQVQIKPDVEVNQTGWLLLVHPDLLWNTPLAAQIKNYEFFQYKVNEALFLSEKEEAVIAEIFQKIEREYQSNMDRFSQSLIINQLEYLLIYADRFYNRQFLTRKITNHQILNKLEISLQERFADDKLIDNGIPTVQQVADELNISANYLSTLLKVLTGQSTQQFIHDKLIERAKEMLSATELSVSEIAYRLGFEHSQSFSKLFKAKTDLTPMEFRQAFN, encoded by the coding sequence ATGCCTGGCACATTCCGTTTTCATACCCTATCAGACCTGCATGCCTATTATGGCTTGCCAGGACCGGAACATCCAATGATCAGCCTGATCGATTACAGTAAGGTAAAATATCCGGATGATACCGCAAGCCTGAAATGGTTACAGGACTTTTATATGTTCGCTTTAAAGCGGAATGTGCAGGCTAAGTTTAATTATGGCCAGCAACCTTACGATTTTAACTCAGGTGTGCTGTCCTTTTTTGCACCGCAACAATTACTGCAAGTACAGATCAAACCCGATGTAGAAGTCAATCAGACGGGATGGCTTTTACTCGTCCACCCCGACCTGCTTTGGAATACGCCACTGGCGGCACAGATCAAAAATTACGAGTTCTTTCAATATAAGGTGAACGAAGCCTTATTTCTTTCAGAGAAAGAGGAGGCTGTTATCGCCGAGATATTTCAAAAGATAGAGAGGGAATACCAGTCGAATATGGACCGTTTCAGCCAGTCGCTGATCATCAATCAACTGGAATACCTGCTCATTTATGCTGACCGCTTCTATAACCGGCAATTCCTCACCCGCAAGATCACCAATCATCAGATACTGAATAAATTAGAGATATCACTGCAGGAGCGTTTTGCAGACGATAAGCTGATCGATAATGGTATCCCGACGGTGCAACAGGTCGCTGACGAATTGAACATCTCGGCTAATTACCTAAGCACACTGCTCAAGGTACTGACCGGGCAAAGCACCCAGCAGTTCATCCATGATAAATTGATCGAGAGAGCAAAAGAAATGCTTTCGGCGACAGAGCTGTCCGTATCTGAGATAGCTTACCGTTTGGGGTTCGAGCATTCGCAATCGTTCAGTAAGCTATTTAAGGCAAAAACAGATCTTACCCCGATGGAATTCAGGCAAGCGTTCAATTAA
- a CDS encoding TMEM175 family protein has protein sequence MHNHRPTDRLEYFSDAVLAIAATLLATELPKPETGTGLVQVIIMDWPHYAAFAASFLFICIAWANHHNMFIYINRLISICSSWIFSF, from the coding sequence ATGCATAACCATCGGCCAACTGACAGACTGGAGTATTTCAGTGACGCTGTTTTAGCGATAGCAGCAACGTTGCTTGCCACAGAATTGCCTAAACCGGAAACCGGAACAGGCTTGGTGCAGGTGATCATTATGGATTGGCCCCATTATGCTGCATTCGCCGCTTCATTCCTATTTATATGCATTGCATGGGCAAATCATCACAATATGTTTATTTATATAAACAGACTGATCAGTATCTGCTCATCCTGGATATTTTCTTTCTAA
- a CDS encoding SRPBCC family protein: MANTTKTFAPPDSKGEEKNESTKHFTNVGTTGRLLSLLGGAALVYNGWNKKASVLGKSLTTVGTYLMLRGISGFCPVNKVLQIDTAHADTEGFEVTTSVTISKPRDEVYQFWRKLENLPKFMTYLEEVRQTDGKRSHWVAKVPRNVTTKEKLATIAWDAQIEQEEENSHITWRSLPGSEVENSGEVHFTDTLNSRGTVVRATLSYHPPLGIAGQLAAKLLNPAFKELVKQDVRRFKRILEAVEIPTIIGQPSGRKDEKY, encoded by the coding sequence ATGGCAAATACAACGAAAACATTTGCACCTCCAGACTCAAAGGGCGAAGAGAAAAACGAGTCAACGAAACATTTCACTAATGTAGGAACGACAGGCAGATTATTATCGCTCTTAGGAGGTGCTGCACTAGTATACAATGGCTGGAACAAGAAAGCATCCGTTCTTGGAAAAAGCTTAACTACTGTAGGCACTTACCTGATGTTACGGGGAATCTCCGGTTTCTGCCCCGTCAACAAAGTACTACAAATAGATACCGCACACGCGGATACGGAGGGCTTTGAAGTTACAACAAGTGTGACCATATCAAAACCACGTGACGAGGTGTACCAATTTTGGCGTAAGCTCGAAAACCTGCCTAAGTTCATGACGTACCTAGAAGAGGTCAGGCAAACAGACGGCAAGCGCTCACATTGGGTGGCCAAAGTTCCCCGAAACGTTACCACCAAAGAGAAACTTGCCACTATAGCATGGGATGCTCAAATAGAGCAGGAAGAAGAAAATAGCCATATCACCTGGCGTTCGCTACCCGGCTCAGAAGTCGAAAATTCAGGTGAAGTACATTTTACGGATACTCTGAACAGCCGGGGTACAGTGGTGCGAGCAACTTTATCTTACCATCCGCCTTTAGGGATCGCTGGGCAACTGGCGGCCAAATTGCTCAACCCGGCATTTAAAGAGCTTGTCAAACAAGATGTGCGGCGTTTCAAGCGAATACTGGAAGCGGTAGAGATCCCAACCATTATCGGCCAGCCATCCGGCCGCAAAGACGAAAAGTACTGA
- a CDS encoding Atu4866 domain-containing protein, with protein MEDTQDHLGMWVTADGHVRQELLPNGRYDEARGERKSAYQGNYWIKGDHIDYKDDTGFTADGEFRDGVLYHGGMIFYKENK; from the coding sequence ATGGAAGATACTCAAGATCACCTGGGCATGTGGGTAACCGCTGACGGCCATGTGCGCCAGGAGTTACTGCCGAATGGCCGTTACGATGAAGCCCGCGGCGAGCGCAAAAGCGCATACCAGGGCAATTATTGGATCAAAGGCGACCACATCGATTATAAGGACGACACAGGTTTTACCGCCGATGGCGAATTTCGCGATGGTGTTCTTTACCACGGCGGTATGATTTTTTATAAGGAAAACAAATAA
- a CDS encoding helix-turn-helix domain-containing protein, with protein sequence MNTYNLPDDLLDGSAIDPNEVLIRCYTSTKDSVKNRIILNQNMINLLISGKKTIVYPGSTAVVNGGELVVLSAGNVLTSELLTGEDSFSSLLFYFSNEVLDRFLIKYHNLLPSSSNRKDSGKAFLIFKQDLFIKQFIASVQALVNTDAKLSPEIRLLKIEELLLYLLHADPERFKAIHYITHDKDELQLKKVVDSHVGQPITVSELAFLCNMSTSTFKRRFGELYHTTPQQWLLDQKLKMAADLLRSSNESPATVYLQVGYQNHSSFTDAFRNLFGCTPSEYQRSNVTP encoded by the coding sequence ATGAACACTTACAATTTACCGGACGACCTTTTAGATGGTTCAGCGATCGACCCTAATGAGGTATTGATTCGGTGTTATACATCCACCAAGGATTCGGTCAAGAACAGAATCATACTTAATCAGAACATGATCAACTTATTGATCAGTGGCAAAAAAACGATCGTATATCCGGGATCTACCGCGGTTGTCAATGGCGGTGAGCTGGTCGTATTGTCTGCCGGTAATGTACTGACCTCTGAATTACTGACCGGAGAAGATAGCTTCAGCAGCCTTCTATTCTATTTTAGTAATGAAGTATTAGATCGCTTCCTGATCAAGTACCATAATTTACTTCCATCGAGTTCTAACCGCAAAGACAGTGGAAAAGCCTTCCTTATCTTCAAGCAAGACTTGTTCATCAAGCAATTTATTGCCTCAGTACAGGCATTGGTCAATACCGATGCTAAGTTGAGCCCGGAGATACGGCTGCTTAAAATAGAAGAGTTGCTTTTGTACCTATTACATGCCGATCCTGAACGTTTTAAAGCCATACATTATATCACGCATGACAAGGATGAACTACAACTGAAAAAAGTAGTAGACAGTCACGTAGGTCAGCCCATTACAGTAAGCGAATTGGCTTTTTTGTGCAATATGAGCACTTCAACCTTCAAAAGGCGATTCGGCGAGTTATACCATACCACTCCCCAGCAATGGCTTCTCGACCAGAAATTAAAAATGGCTGCGGACCTGCTGCGATCATCCAACGAAAGCCCTGCGACCGTGTACCTACAGGTCGGCTATCAAAACCACTCAAGCTTTACCGATGCTTTCAGGAACCTGTTCGGATGCACACCAAGTGAATACCAGCGATCGAACGTTACTCCGTAG
- a CDS encoding nuclear transport factor 2 family protein, protein MINQEQLLQVMTDKQAIRELVDQYAFCADSRNAQGQMALFTEDTHFAVYMDSKSEQPTQVIGKREDLFPVFDNLNSYHATMHFNGQNTVSLNGDHATGVAYCMAHHLTLEGETQKWMIAAIRYLDTYRKSDGKWFFAERKLLVDWIENR, encoded by the coding sequence ATGATTAATCAGGAACAGTTATTACAGGTGATGACCGACAAGCAAGCCATCCGCGAGCTTGTAGACCAGTATGCCTTTTGTGCAGACAGTCGCAATGCCCAGGGCCAGATGGCTCTTTTTACTGAAGACACGCATTTTGCAGTTTACATGGATAGCAAATCAGAACAACCTACGCAGGTTATCGGTAAACGTGAAGACTTATTTCCGGTGTTTGATAATTTAAATTCCTATCACGCTACCATGCACTTTAACGGACAGAATACAGTGAGCCTTAATGGAGATCATGCTACTGGTGTAGCCTATTGTATGGCACATCACCTGACTTTAGAAGGAGAAACTCAAAAATGGATGATCGCGGCTATCCGGTATTTGGATACGTACCGTAAATCTGATGGTAAGTGGTTTTTTGCCGAACGTAAACTCTTGGTAGACTGGATTGAAAATCGCTAA
- a CDS encoding ester cyclase — METVESNKEAVRRFNQEVIASWNEESFQALMHADFVNRSAPKGMDNGPQGMRYFFNEILRPALTDIKVTIHQQVAEADLVTTRKTISGRHTGTLLGITATGNDIQIEVIDIVRLENGKYIEHWGITTLPDLLANLSK, encoded by the coding sequence ATGGAAACGGTAGAAAGTAACAAAGAAGCGGTACGCCGCTTTAACCAGGAAGTGATCGCGTCATGGAATGAGGAGAGTTTTCAAGCGCTCATGCACGCAGATTTTGTTAACCGATCAGCACCCAAAGGGATGGACAATGGTCCGCAAGGTATGCGGTATTTCTTTAACGAGATCTTAAGGCCTGCTCTCACGGATATCAAGGTGACCATTCACCAGCAAGTTGCTGAAGCCGATCTAGTGACCACGCGCAAAACGATCAGCGGGCGGCATACCGGCACGCTGTTAGGTATCACGGCAACAGGGAATGATATACAGATAGAGGTGATAGATATAGTGAGGCTTGAAAACGGTAAATACATCGAACATTGGGGCATCACCACTTTACCCGACCTATTGGCTAATCTTTCTAAATAG
- a CDS encoding AsmA family protein codes for MKKKRWIIIGLSLLLLAISLLNIILAPIAAKKLTKLVEEKSDGRYFLKFKKLELDVFSGYASLKGIQLLHRKVQADTAALVINGTVGEIKVTGVGLLRFLLHKQLVVDSLHVDQADLSLTLRHRPASRNKKTTLSQKLSPFAKIITLGHLSLTNIGVHYRDRTGQIQRADLKRSDLEADDLLIKEGVENDTTRTLFSKSIRARIADISGSTRENAYRFSLKHGMMATKARNIQLNGIKLEPLEVMPFFKKMRTDRFQMALDSLELQELDLWSLFQRGTLQARNIAGSHGSFAVFGNPMGKRSPGDRALSFPNAVLQNMRKRINIDTVDLSHINVRYQEMKRSTGKVGTVDFLNTEGLFTHITNDHQRLLTDPWCKIQLRTMVMGKAKLSMNVNFHMNTPLYRYDMEGHMGSMSALDLNPVSVPLAGVRVTKGVINSLDFVIHGDRHKSTGTVYTRYKDIYVEMVRENNDRKFLKTLLVNTFVLEHNNPATPGKEPRYGQVSLERPLSDPFFKTIWNTLLTGFKSCIGITPPAPQTKEKVSLPKKIFRAIGDLFKKHD; via the coding sequence GTGAAAAAGAAGAGATGGATCATAATAGGCTTAAGCTTGCTGTTGCTGGCGATATCTTTATTGAACATCATCCTTGCCCCTATCGCAGCCAAGAAACTAACAAAATTGGTGGAGGAAAAGAGTGATGGTAGATATTTCCTAAAATTTAAAAAGCTTGAACTTGACGTTTTTTCGGGTTATGCTTCGCTAAAAGGTATTCAACTGCTCCATCGGAAAGTTCAAGCAGATACCGCTGCCTTGGTGATCAACGGCACCGTCGGCGAGATCAAAGTGACAGGTGTTGGCTTGCTTCGGTTCTTGCTTCATAAACAACTGGTCGTCGATAGTCTTCATGTAGATCAGGCCGACCTTTCGCTAACGCTCCGACATAGGCCTGCAAGTAGAAATAAGAAAACTACATTATCTCAAAAGCTATCTCCATTTGCAAAAATCATCACTTTGGGCCACCTATCATTAACTAATATAGGTGTTCACTATAGGGATCGTACCGGACAAATTCAACGTGCAGACCTAAAGCGATCAGATCTTGAGGCCGACGATCTTTTGATCAAAGAAGGCGTAGAGAACGACACCACCCGAACTTTATTCAGCAAGAGTATCCGTGCGAGGATCGCGGATATTAGTGGCAGTACCCGTGAGAATGCCTATCGTTTTAGCCTTAAGCATGGCATGATGGCGACCAAGGCAAGGAATATACAGCTAAACGGCATCAAGCTTGAGCCACTGGAAGTAATGCCGTTCTTTAAAAAAATGCGAACGGACCGATTTCAGATGGCGCTCGATTCCCTGGAACTTCAAGAACTTGACCTCTGGAGTCTGTTTCAGCGAGGCACATTGCAGGCGCGTAATATCGCCGGATCTCACGGCAGTTTTGCGGTCTTTGGCAACCCAATGGGCAAACGCAGCCCGGGCGATCGTGCACTCAGCTTTCCCAACGCCGTGTTGCAAAATATGCGAAAAAGGATCAATATCGATACGGTGGATCTTTCTCATATCAACGTCCGGTATCAGGAGATGAAACGGTCTACCGGGAAGGTCGGTACCGTAGACTTCTTAAATACTGAAGGGCTTTTTACGCATATCACGAACGACCACCAAAGACTGCTTACCGATCCATGGTGTAAGATCCAGCTGAGAACGATGGTCATGGGCAAGGCAAAACTTTCTATGAATGTAAATTTCCATATGAACACCCCATTGTACCGATACGATATGGAAGGGCACATGGGATCAATGTCCGCACTCGACCTCAACCCGGTATCGGTGCCCTTAGCTGGCGTCCGCGTTACGAAAGGCGTTATCAACTCATTAGACTTTGTGATCCATGGAGACCGCCATAAAAGTACCGGTACCGTCTATACGCGTTATAAGGACATATATGTTGAAATGGTCCGCGAAAACAATGACCGTAAATTTTTGAAGACACTTTTGGTCAACACTTTTGTCCTTGAGCACAACAACCCTGCAACCCCTGGGAAGGAACCACGGTATGGCCAGGTTTCGCTTGAACGACCGCTGAGCGACCCCTTCTTTAAGACCATATGGAATACGCTGTTGACGGGTTTTAAGTCTTGCATAGGTATTACCCCGCCCGCCCCCCAGACCAAAGAAAAAGTATCGCTCCCTAAAAAGATATTCAGAGCGATCGGCGACCTATTCAAGAAACACGATTAG
- a CDS encoding SDR family oxidoreductase, which translates to MTKEIKQTERVWFVTGASKGLGADLVKQLLADGYQVAATSRKKEALIEAIGEHENFLPLNMDVTNDNDVKMVIGQVVNRFGRIDVIVNNAGFSQIGAVEELSAAEVQRNFDVNVFGPLHVIRHAAPFLRAQGSGHIFNIASIGGFVGNYAAFGIYCSTKFAMAGYTEALAVEMAPFGVHTTLVYPGYFRTSFLEKDSAMLPANAIDAYANAREVEAQHLNEISGNQPNDPKKAASAFIEISKQEQPPVHFFIGVDTAELVKGKIEIIEKALNANLELTESTAITE; encoded by the coding sequence ATGACAAAAGAAATAAAGCAAACTGAAAGAGTATGGTTCGTGACCGGTGCTTCAAAGGGCCTGGGTGCTGACCTCGTCAAACAATTACTGGCCGACGGTTATCAGGTGGCCGCCACCTCAAGAAAAAAGGAGGCATTGATCGAGGCGATCGGTGAGCATGAAAACTTCCTGCCCTTGAATATGGACGTGACCAATGACAATGACGTAAAAATGGTGATCGGTCAGGTAGTGAACAGATTCGGCCGTATCGACGTGATCGTAAATAATGCCGGGTTCAGCCAAATAGGTGCAGTAGAAGAACTATCGGCCGCTGAAGTACAAAGGAACTTCGACGTGAATGTGTTCGGCCCATTGCATGTGATCCGCCACGCAGCACCCTTTTTAAGAGCGCAGGGATCAGGTCACATCTTCAATATCGCTTCGATCGGGGGCTTCGTGGGTAACTATGCAGCATTTGGTATATATTGCTCTACCAAGTTCGCCATGGCTGGTTATACCGAGGCATTGGCTGTCGAGATGGCGCCATTCGGCGTACATACTACTCTGGTTTACCCGGGCTATTTCCGTACCAGCTTTTTGGAAAAAGACTCTGCCATGCTGCCTGCTAATGCCATAGATGCTTATGCAAATGCCCGTGAGGTGGAAGCACAGCATCTGAACGAGATCAGTGGCAACCAACCTAATGACCCTAAAAAGGCCGCAAGCGCTTTCATAGAAATAAGCAAACAAGAACAGCCACCTGTGCATTTCTTTATCGGCGTGGATACGGCTGAACTTGTCAAAGGCAAGATAGAGATCATCGAAAAGGCATTAAATGCCAATCTGGAACTAACTGAATCGACCGCGATCACTGAATAA
- a CDS encoding zinc-dependent alcohol dehydrogenase: protein MKAICWEGINKVSTERVPDPSILNPRDAIVRVFLSSVCGSDLHLLGGYIPAMRAGDIIGHEFMGEIVEVGPEVKKLKKGDRVVVCSVLSCGGCEFCQREEYSLCDNSNAEPEWTEKAYGYPVAGIFGYSHALGGYAGSHAEYTRIPFAENTCFKVPDGVSNESALFTSDAFPTGYMAADFAGIEPGDTVVVWGAGGVGLMAMHSAWLLGAGRVIAIDQYPYRLEQARVRANAETLNFKEVDVLQALKDMTGGRGPDRCIDCVGMEANSTGIEKIYDYAKQYARLQNDRPAVLRQAIMACRKGGTVSIIGVYGGFVDKFPMGAAMNKGLTFRMGQQFGQRYIPKLLDIVAKGEVDPAYLLTHKLSLDMGQEGYMMFKDKTNNNMRSVFAPAG from the coding sequence ATGAAAGCGATATGTTGGGAAGGGATCAATAAAGTAAGTACGGAGCGCGTGCCAGATCCTAGTATTTTGAATCCGCGGGATGCGATCGTGCGTGTTTTTTTATCATCGGTATGCGGCTCTGATCTACACCTGTTAGGTGGCTACATACCTGCGATGCGGGCGGGTGATATCATCGGGCATGAATTTATGGGTGAAATTGTGGAGGTTGGCCCGGAAGTTAAGAAACTGAAGAAAGGCGACCGGGTAGTGGTGTGCTCCGTTTTATCATGCGGGGGCTGTGAGTTCTGTCAGCGTGAGGAGTACTCGTTGTGTGATAATTCCAATGCCGAACCTGAATGGACCGAGAAAGCTTACGGCTATCCGGTAGCAGGAATATTTGGTTACTCTCATGCTTTAGGCGGATATGCCGGCAGTCATGCCGAGTATACCCGGATACCCTTTGCCGAGAACACTTGTTTCAAAGTACCTGATGGTGTAAGTAACGAATCAGCACTATTTACATCTGATGCTTTTCCTACCGGGTATATGGCTGCCGACTTTGCAGGTATTGAACCAGGTGACACGGTCGTAGTATGGGGGGCCGGTGGGGTTGGCCTGATGGCCATGCATAGTGCCTGGTTATTGGGAGCAGGCCGAGTGATCGCTATTGATCAATACCCTTACCGTCTGGAACAAGCGCGAGTGAGGGCTAATGCGGAGACACTCAACTTTAAAGAAGTAGATGTATTGCAGGCCCTGAAGGACATGACCGGCGGCCGTGGTCCGGACCGTTGTATAGATTGCGTTGGTATGGAAGCCAATAGCACCGGCATCGAAAAGATCTATGACTATGCCAAGCAATATGCCAGGCTACAGAACGATAGGCCTGCCGTACTGCGTCAGGCAATTATGGCTTGCCGCAAAGGTGGAACAGTATCTATAATCGGTGTATACGGTGGATTTGTTGATAAATTCCCTATGGGTGCGGCGATGAACAAAGGATTAACTTTCAGAATGGGCCAGCAGTTCGGTCAGCGGTATATTCCAAAGCTGCTGGACATCGTAGCTAAAGGAGAGGTAGATCCGGCGTATTTGCTTACTCATAAACTTTCATTAGACATGGGGCAGGAAGGTTATATGATGTTCAAGGATAAAACCAACAACAACATGCGTTCGGTATTTGCTCCTGCCGGATGA